A window from Culex pipiens pallens isolate TS chromosome 3, TS_CPP_V2, whole genome shotgun sequence encodes these proteins:
- the LOC120414816 gene encoding uncharacterized protein LOC120414816 has protein sequence MGKCNLQTIVLFVFATMPLLIQAFDWYSLTQANYAAIQSGLAQLNNASVVINGTINTQANLASAAISGLQQHMTKGLTDLQARFPNQNINIGNMLGGFNWFTGEVPQVLAEFRQTITDDVMAPSQVVVQNILNAMTEFFLSPKRACAQQHAQNLVQPRISVGRLAQCFREDMQFADQPTAGTQMLMNDGKAVSDVILGQLKYCSPGSSNCTAAFFNGLPNLMQTATWAVANLQGFPRFWTQAGVPFNQNCAAAIGADIQDAIQGIRRSISSCSCSGCFK, from the exons ATGGGAAAGTGCAACCTCCAAACGATAGTTCTGTTCGTATTCGCAACGATGCCGTTACTAATCCAGGCTTTCGATTGGTACTCGCTAACGCAAGCCAACTACGCCGCAATCCAATCGGGACTAGCTCAGCTGAACAACGCTTCCGTGGTCATCAACGGAACCATCAATACCCAGGCGAACCTGGCGTCGGCTGCAATTTCCGGCCTGCAGCAACACATGACCAAGGGCCTGACGGATCTGCAGGCCCGTTTCCCAAATCAGAACATCAACATCGGTAACATGTTGGGCGGGTTCAATTGGTTCACCGGAGAAGTGCCCCAGGTGCTGGCCGAGTTCCGCCAAACCATCACGGATGACGTGATGGCACCGTCGCAGGTCGTCGTCCAGAACATCCTGAACGCGATGACCGAGTTCTTCTTGTCGCCGAAACGTGCCTGTGCCCAGCAGCACGCGCAGAACTTGGTGCAGCCGAGGATTTCCGTGGGTCGGTTGGCGCAGTGCTTCCGCGAGGACATGCAGTTTGCCGATCAACCAACCGCGGGAACGCAAATGTTGATGAACGATGGCAAGGCCGTTTCGGATGTGATTCTGGGCCAGTTGAAGTACTGTTCACCGGGATCGAGCAACTGTACCGCCGCG TTTTTCAATGGACTTCCCAACCTAATGCAAACTGCCACATGGGCAGTTGCCAACTTACAAGGTTTTCCAAGGTTCTGGACGCAGGCTGGCGTTCCTTTCAATCAGAACTGTGCCGCTGCCATCGGTGCCGACATACAGGATGCCATCCAGGGTATCCGGAGAAGTATTTCCAGTTGTTCATGTTCAGgctgttttaaataa
- the LOC120414818 gene encoding uncharacterized protein LOC120414818 translates to MKNTSLLLVSLAILSQSAYAADWFTLMDANYASIQTGLAQLNNASNALSLALNQQQQIIQNAYDGLSEHVNRSLVDIRTQYPFVSLTSTQLSSAGFRTYVGGLIAQFRQTVTNSVMIPAQTIVSGVLAAMYDFYGTKQYSECAKQMAANLMQPRISVGRFADCLLANVPYVEKIAKVAKFSLNSANNMVDAGIRQLNYCSVGSFNCTSVILNAWPNEYSVLVGALNNLQGIYPYYANPGIAINKQCATLLSIDMQDAIQAVRNSVSAC, encoded by the exons ATGAAAAACACCAGCCTCCTGCTAGTTTCCCTGGCAATTCTGTCCCAATCGGCCTACGCCGCCGATTGGTTCACCCTGATGGACGCCAACTACGCATCCATCCAAACCGGACTAGCCCAGCTGAACAACGCTTCCAACGCACTAAGTCTAGCGCTGAACCAACAGCAACAGATCATCCAGAACGCCTACGATGGGCTATCCGAGCACGTGAACCGCTCGCTCGTCGACATCCGGACCCAGTATCCTTTCGTGAGTCTGACGAGCACCCAGCTTAGTTCGGCTGGATTCAGAACCTACGTTGGAGGTTTGATTGCCCAGTTTCGTCAAACGGTGACCAACAGTGTGATGATCCCGGCCCAAACCATCGTGAGCGGAGTTCTGGCAGCGATGTACGACTTCTACGGCACGAAACAGTACAGTGAGTGCGCCAAGCAGATGGCTGCCAACTTGATGCAACCTAGGATCTCCGTGGGACGGTTTGCCGACTGTCTGCTGGCCAACGTTCCGTATGTTGAGAAAATCGCAAAAGTGGCGAAGTTTTCGCTGAACAGTGCGAACAACATGGTGGACGCTGGTATTCGACAGCTGAATTACTGCTCAGTAGGATCGTTCAACTGTACTTCAGTG ATATTGAATGCATGGCCGAACGAGTACTCCGTTTTGGTTGGAGCGCTGAACAATCTTCAAGGCATTTACCCGTACTATGCTAATCCTGGAATTGCCATCAACAAGCAATGTGCCACCTTGCTGTCGATTGACATGCAGGATGCCATTCAAGCAGTGCGGAACAGTGTTTCTGCATGTTAA